Proteins found in one Triticum urartu cultivar G1812 chromosome 4, Tu2.1, whole genome shotgun sequence genomic segment:
- the LOC125550254 gene encoding BTB/POZ domain and ankyrin repeat-containing protein NPR3-like: METSTVTYSSSPPPSSSPPQQAEQAADLDAVSLGRLSANLERLLDPAFLSCADANVVLAAGGDDAAAVVGVHRCILAARSSFFLDHFSNKLADPAAAGEKEKEKERPRLELADLVPGGRHIGRDALVAVLGYLYTGRLKPPPRDSAVCVDERCPHEACRPAIDFVVESTYAACGFQISELVSLFQRRLSDFVNIALVEDIVPIVHVASTCQLHELLSQCIQRVAGSSVDSRYLEKELPDDAFAKVKEFRRYSLHDDSDEFILDPEHAKKVRNIHKALDCDDVDLVGLLLQESAITLDDALAIHYAAAYCEPKVLALLLKLDPAGDCVNVNLKNDSGYTPLHLACMRREPQILLSLIEKGASVVERTQDGRDALTICKRLTTEKDCNKKLEKCKERSKAYLCIDILEQEIKRKSFIFEELLSAEVSVATPLLVDNFHMRLINLENRVAFARIFFPSEAKLVMRIAQADSTEEFAGLTSANFSKLKEVDLNETPTMQNKRLRERLDALTKTVELGRKYFPHCSDVLDKFLMEESTDLHFLESGSAEDQYTRRTRFSELKEDVRKAFSKDKAVAAIASSTSSSSPRGDGKVSRHGHKKARLSR; this comes from the exons ATGGAGACGTCGACCGTCACCTACTCCTCCTCGCCGCCCccttcctcctcgccgccgcAGCAGGCCGAGCAGGCCGCCGACCTCGACGCCGTCAGCCTCGGCCGCCTCAGCGCCAACCTCGAGCGCCTGCTCGACCCGGCCTTCCTCAGCTGCGCGGACGCCAACGTCGTCCTAGCGGCCGGGGGAGAcgacgccgccgccgtcgtcggcgtccaCCGCTGCATCCTCGCCGCCAGGAGCAGCTTCTTCCTCGACCACTTCTCCAATAAgctcgccgaccccgccgccgccggcgagaaggagaaggagaaggagaggcCGCGGCTGGAGCTCGCGGACCTGGTCCCGGGCGGGCGCCACATCGGCCGCGACGCCCTCGTCGCCGTTCTCGGGTACCTGTACACGGGCCGCCTGAAGCCGCCGCCGCGGGACTCCGCGGTGTGCGTCGACGAGCGGTGCCCGCACGAGGCCTGCCGCCCGGCGATAGACTTCGTGGTCGAGTCCACCTACGCCGCCTGCGGCTTCCAGATCTCCGAGCTCGTCTCGCTCTTCCAG CGTCGGCTGTCAGACTTTGTGAACATAGCTCTGGTGGAGGACATAGTGCCCATCGTTCACGTTGCGTCCACCTGCCAGCTCCATGAGCTGCTCAGCCAGTGCATCCAGCGGGTGGCAGGATCCAGCGTCGACAGCCGGTACCTCGAGAAGGAGCTCCCAGACGATGCATTTGCCAAGGTGAAGGAGTTCCGGCGATACTCGCTGCACGACGATTCAGACGAGTTCATTCTGGACCCCGAGCATGCCAAGAAGGTCAGGAACATCCACAAGGCCCTGGACTGCGACGATGTGGACCTAGTTGGCTTGCTACTACAAGAGTCTGCGATCACCTTGGATGATGCATTGGCAATACACTATGCCGCTGCATATTGTGAGCCTAAAGTGTTGGCTTTGCTCTTGAAGCTGGACCCTGCTGGTGACTGTGTTAATGTGAATCTGAAGAATGATAGTGGGTACACACCGCTGCATTTGGCGTGCATGAGGCGAGAGCCGCAGATCCTTCTCTCTCTTATCGAGAAGGGCGCGTCCGTGGTGGAGAGGACGCAGGATGGGCGCGACGCGCTTACCATCTGCAAGAGACTGACAACAGAGAAAGACTGCAACAAGAAGCTGGAGAAATGTAAGGAGAGAAGCAAGGCTTACTTGTGCATTGACATCCTTGAGCAGGAGATCAAGAGGAAATCCTTCATCTTCGAGGAGCTCCTTTCGGCGGAAGTTTCGGTTGCCACACCTTTGCTGGTAGACAATTTCCACATGAGGCTCATAAACTTGGAAAACAGAG TTGCCTTTGCAAGAATATTCTTCCCTTCCGAAGCCAAGCTTGTGATGCGCATTGCACAAGCCGACTCAACCGAAGAGTTTGCCGGTCTCACGTCAGCTAATTTCAGTAAACTGAAGGAGGTTGACCTAAATGAGACCCCTACAATGCAGAACAAGAGACTGCGTGAACGCCTTGATGCATTGACAAAGACAG TTGAGCTAGGGCGAAAGTACTTCCCGCATTGTTCGGATGTTCTCGACAAGTTCCTCATGGAAGAATCCACAGATCTGCACTTCCTGGAAAGCGGCAGTGCCGAGGACCAGTACACCAGGAGGACGCGCTTCTCTGAGCTCAAAGAGGATGTGAGGAAGGCCTTCAGCAAAGACAAGGCTGTTGCAGCCATAGCCTCATCGacgtcctcgtcttcaccgagAGGTGATGGAAAGGTTAGTAGACATGGTCACAAGAAGGCGAGGCTGTCGCGGTGA